The Ignavibacteria bacterium genome has a segment encoding these proteins:
- a CDS encoding alpha-ketoacid dehydrogenase subunit beta has translation MKTLTYIEAISEALWEEMERDKNVFLLGEDIGVYGGAFKVTKGFVEKFGEERVIDTVLAEEAIIGAATGAAVVGMRPVAEIQFADFITSGFNQLVNNAAKIYWRWNIPVPMVVRLPSGGGIHGGPYHSINPEAWFFHTPGLKLVAPSTPYDAKGLLKAAIRDNNPVLYFESKYLYRRIKGEIPSDDYIVEIGKADVKRSGNDISIITYGTGVHWSLEAAEILTKENIDVEVLDLRSLMPLDTEAIYSSVKKTGKVLLVHEDTLTGGIGGEIAALISAHCFQYLDAPIKRVASLDAPIPFAPTLEEYFLPNTEKVVKALRELNEF, from the coding sequence TTGAAAACTCTAACATACATCGAAGCAATTTCCGAAGCGTTGTGGGAAGAAATGGAACGCGACAAAAACGTTTTTCTTCTCGGCGAAGATATTGGTGTGTACGGCGGCGCATTCAAAGTAACGAAAGGGTTTGTCGAAAAGTTTGGCGAAGAGCGCGTGATTGATACAGTTCTTGCGGAAGAAGCAATCATCGGAGCGGCAACGGGAGCGGCAGTAGTGGGAATGCGACCGGTTGCGGAAATCCAGTTTGCGGATTTTATCACGAGCGGATTTAATCAACTCGTGAACAACGCGGCAAAAATTTATTGGCGATGGAATATTCCCGTGCCAATGGTGGTGCGGCTTCCGAGCGGTGGAGGAATTCACGGCGGACCGTATCACTCTATCAATCCCGAAGCGTGGTTTTTTCATACGCCGGGTTTGAAACTTGTTGCGCCATCAACGCCGTACGATGCGAAAGGATTACTCAAAGCGGCGATTCGCGATAACAATCCCGTGTTGTATTTTGAATCGAAATATTTATATCGCCGCATCAAAGGAGAAATTCCGAGCGATGATTACATTGTTGAAATCGGTAAAGCGGATGTGAAGCGAAGCGGCAATGATATTTCGATTATTACATACGGAACGGGAGTGCATTGGAGTTTAGAAGCGGCAGAAATTCTTACGAAGGAAAATATCGACGTTGAAGTTTTGGATTTGCGAAGTTTGATGCCGCTCGATACGGAAGCAATTTATTCTTCGGTAAAAAAAACGGGAAAAGTTTTGCTCGTTCACGAAGACACATTGACCGGTGGAATTGGCGGAGAAATTGCCGCGCTTATTTCGGCTCATTGTTTTCAGTATCTCGATGCGCCGATTAAACGTGTTGCTTCGCTTGATGCGCCGATTCCGTTTGCACCAACGTTGGAAGAATATTTTCTTCCGAATACGGAAAAAGTCGTGAAAGCGTTGAGAGAGTTGAATGAGTTTTGA
- a CDS encoding thiamine pyrophosphate-dependent dehydrogenase E1 component subunit alpha, translating into MPKPISKSISKKKPTQTVSSKISAEQKLKLYSFMVLMREFENAVFKLYRQGKVVGGAYSSEGNEATAIGSAFALEKHDYLFPMHRDIGAHFVKGQTPRNIMLQYLARASSPARGRDGTGHYADAKLKIYGNISPLGAMIPLANGVALASKMRKENAVVLNYIGDGGASIGDFHEALVMASVMKLPLVLIIENNQFAYSTPIAKQFIVEKLSSRAIGYGIPGVTIDGTDVELVYETTKQAIERARNGEGPTLIESVTMRMQGHAIHDDMFYVPKQLLTQWKKKDPIANYEKKLVAEKILSDKKKKEIFTEIKLQIDDAVEFAVNEPYPNGEEAALGVFAD; encoded by the coding sequence TTGCCTAAACCAATTTCAAAATCCATTTCGAAAAAGAAACCAACACAAACAGTTTCTTCAAAAATTTCTGCTGAACAGAAATTGAAACTGTATTCGTTTATGGTGTTGATGCGCGAATTTGAAAATGCTGTGTTCAAACTGTATCGTCAAGGGAAAGTTGTCGGCGGCGCATACAGCAGCGAAGGAAACGAAGCAACAGCAATCGGAAGCGCATTCGCATTGGAGAAACACGATTATCTTTTTCCGATGCACAGAGATATCGGCGCGCATTTTGTAAAAGGACAAACGCCGCGCAACATTATGCTGCAATATCTCGCGCGTGCAAGTTCTCCCGCTCGCGGTCGTGACGGAACGGGACATTATGCCGATGCGAAATTGAAAATTTATGGAAACATTTCTCCGCTCGGTGCGATGATTCCGCTTGCGAATGGCGTTGCGCTTGCAAGCAAAATGCGAAAAGAAAATGCCGTCGTGTTGAATTACATTGGCGATGGCGGCGCAAGCATTGGCGATTTTCACGAAGCGCTTGTAATGGCTTCGGTGATGAAACTTCCGCTCGTGTTGATTATTGAAAATAATCAGTTCGCATATTCAACACCGATTGCAAAACAATTTATTGTGGAAAAACTTTCTTCGCGCGCGATTGGATACGGAATTCCCGGCGTTACGATTGATGGAACCGATGTTGAACTCGTGTATGAAACAACGAAGCAAGCAATAGAACGAGCGCGCAACGGCGAAGGACCAACATTGATTGAAAGCGTTACGATGCGAATGCAAGGACACGCAATTCACGACGATATGTTTTATGTTCCGAAACAATTACTTACGCAATGGAAAAAGAAAGACCCGATTGCGAATTACGAAAAGAAATTAGTTGCAGAAAAAATTCTTTCGGATAAAAAGAAGAAAGAAATTTTTACAGAAATAAAATTACAGATTGATGATGCAGTTGAGTTTGCAGTGAATGAACCATATCCGAATGGCGAAGAAGCAGCGCTCGGAGTTTTTGCTGACTAA
- a CDS encoding DUF2283 domain-containing protein, producing MKIRYSKETDILLIELRDGTPNDSVDLKEGVILHLDREGLPLEIEVLDATKLAMLNEISVMRPLELAA from the coding sequence ATGAAGATACGATACTCAAAAGAAACTGATATACTTCTTATCGAATTGAGAGATGGAACACCAAACGATTCTGTTGATTTAAAAGAAGGCGTTATTCTTCATCTCGATAGAGAAGGATTACCGCTTGAAATAGAAGTTCTTGATGCAACGAAACTTGCTATGCTGAATGAAATCAGTGTAATGAGACCGTTGGAACTTGCGGCATAG
- a CDS encoding 2-oxo acid dehydrogenase subunit E2, with the protein MAKTEIPMPQLGESLTEGTIIKWLKKPGDTIKKDETLLEISTDKVDSEIPSPVSGVVTKLFFEEGKVVPIKTTIAIIETDASAAVIENTPKETAKVVEAKPTPTKTESPKVETPKPIAVSAPVVQKVVEQKMDGRFYSPLVLNIARTEGISMSELEHIPGTGQDGRVSKKDILAYITQRAAGGVKPSVASPTSRIESTLKHIDSGELAQRYPAPQYEVLQMSNVIQKMAEHMVRSVQTSPHVFAIHSCDFTNLVKFREANGASFEKREGFKLTYTPFIADAITKALKEFPLVNASIEGDKIILKKFVNLGMAVASDNGLIVPVIKNADEKNFLGLARQINDLAIRTRNKKLSPSDIEGGTFTFSNYGVFGTLLGTPIIAQPQVAIMGVGAITKQPVVMNDAIAIRSLSYFTLSFDHRIIDGALGGQFLEAVIRNIENFDVKAVL; encoded by the coding sequence ATGGCAAAAACAGAAATCCCCATGCCGCAACTCGGCGAAAGTTTAACCGAAGGCACAATTATCAAATGGCTCAAGAAACCCGGCGATACCATCAAAAAAGATGAAACGCTTTTAGAAATTTCCACTGACAAAGTTGATTCGGAAATTCCATCTCCTGTTTCCGGCGTTGTTACAAAATTATTTTTTGAAGAAGGGAAAGTTGTTCCGATAAAAACAACGATTGCAATTATCGAAACCGATGCTTCTGCTGCAGTGATTGAAAATACTCCAAAAGAAACTGCGAAAGTTGTTGAAGCAAAACCAACTCCAACAAAAACAGAATCACCAAAAGTTGAAACACCAAAACCGATAGCTGTTTCTGCCCCAGTTGTTCAAAAAGTTGTAGAACAAAAAATGGATGGAAGATTTTATTCTCCGCTTGTGTTGAACATTGCTCGCACCGAAGGAATTTCGATGAGCGAGTTGGAACATATTCCCGGGACCGGACAAGATGGGCGTGTTTCGAAAAAAGATATTCTCGCATACATAACACAACGCGCTGCAGGTGGAGTGAAACCAAGTGTTGCATCTCCAACGTCACGCATTGAATCAACATTGAAACACATTGATAGCGGCGAACTTGCACAACGTTATCCTGCGCCACAATATGAGGTTTTGCAAATGTCGAACGTCATTCAAAAAATGGCGGAACATATGGTGCGCAGCGTTCAAACTTCGCCTCACGTGTTTGCAATTCACTCGTGCGATTTTACGAACTTGGTAAAATTCCGCGAAGCAAACGGAGCGTCATTTGAAAAAAGAGAAGGATTTAAACTCACGTACACACCGTTTATCGCTGATGCAATTACAAAAGCGCTGAAAGAATTTCCGCTGGTAAATGCATCAATTGAAGGGGACAAAATTATTTTGAAAAAATTTGTCAATCTCGGAATGGCAGTTGCATCTGATAATGGTTTGATTGTTCCTGTAATAAAAAATGCTGACGAGAAAAATTTTCTCGGACTTGCGCGGCAAATCAATGATTTAGCAATCCGAACACGCAACAAAAAATTATCGCCAAGCGATATCGAAGGTGGAACATTTACTTTTTCAAATTACGGAGTTTTTGGAACATTACTCGGAACGCCGATTATTGCACAACCGCAAGTTGCAATTATGGGAGTTGGCGCAATCACAAAGCAACCGGTGGTGATGAATGATGCAATTGCGATTCGCTCCCTATCGTATTTCACACTTTCGTTTGACCATCGCATTATTGACGGCGCACTCGGTGGACAATTTCTCGAAGCAGTGATTCGCAACATTGAAAACTTTGATGTGAAAGCGGTGTTGTAG